Genomic window (Bacillus vallismortis):
TGGTGAAGGAATGAAATGTATATAAATTCTATAATGGAGAGAATGGCAAGTCAATGAACATCGGGAGGACAAGAGGGGAAACGGACCCATAAAAAAACAGCCGGGTTCAGCCGGCTGTTCGGGATGAGGACGTGTTCTTTTGTTTTGACGCCTTCCGATCCTTCATGATTTTTCGTACAATCGGGTAAATGAGCGGCGCCCATTTGATAACGGTTTTGATCATCTTTTTCAAAGCTCCGATTCTCCCTTCTTTTTTCTCAACCATTCCCCTGATTCTCTTTTGCATAAACATGCTAACGCGACACGTACCTATTTCCCTTCACCCAGAAACGCCACGGATAATCGCGTGCCTCTCCGCTGTTGTCAATGCCGATGCGCGGGCCGGTTGAGATTTCTTCCGGTGTGTACCCGCTTTCAATGTAAAGGGGCTGTTCCGTGATCCAGCGTCCGTAGTCATTCATCGTGACGCCAAGCGCTTTCGTCAGCTTTCCAGGTCCGTTTGTCCATTCCCTCGGACGCCGGCCCGGCCTTCTCTCCTCCATTAACAGCTGCCCTTCATGGGGCTCAATCGCCCTGATTAGTACCGCTTGCGGGACATCCTCTTCTGCGGCAACGACATTCAGCAATGTATGGGTGTGCATGACGTATGTATACACCCGCCCAGCTTCCGCAAACATAATCTCAGTCCGCTTCGTCCGGCGGTTGTTAAAGCTGTGGGCCGCTCTGTCTCCAGCTCCCATATAGGCCTCTGTTTCCACAATATAGCCTGATGCTGTGCCTTCGTCTGTCTCTTTAACCAGAAGGCAGCCGAGAAGCGCCGGGGCAAGCTCAAGGGCGGTTTTTTGATAAAACGTGATGGGTAGCGGATGTCTTTCTCTCGTCACGAATCGACCTCTCCTTTTACCGATTTTTGTACATTGTACCATTCCCCAACCTGATGAAGAAAAACGGCTGTTTTAAAATCTTTCCATTCAGGGCATATTGTTATCGTTCAAAAAAGGAGGGCCAATCAATGAAAGATGAGCACCAAAACAAGCATCACGGAACAAATGCCCAAAGCAGCGAAGATACGCTTTCTCATAAGACATCCGGGAAAAACGAATCAGAGGATACTTTGACGAACAGGCAGGGGCACCCTGTCACTGACAACCAAAATGTGAGAACGGTCGGGAACAGAGGGCCTACAACACTTGAGAACTACGATTTTCTCGAAAAAATCAGCCACTTTGACCGTGAACGCATCCCGGAGCGGGTTGTCCACGCCAGAGGAGCGGGTGCACACGGGTATTTTGAAGCGTATGGAAGCTTTGGAGACGAACCGATTTCAAAGTATACCCGGGCCAAGCTGTTTCAGGAAAAAGGCAAGAAAACGCCGGCATTTGTCCGTTTTTCTACGGTGAATCATGGAAAACACTCACCCGAAACATTGAGAGACCCGCGCGGTTTTGCCGTGAAGCTTTATACCGAAGACGGAAACTGGGATTTGGTCGGGAACAACCTGAAAATCTTTTTTATTCGCGACCCGCTGAAATTTCCGGATCTTGTCCACGCATTTCAGCCTGATCCAGTGACCAACATCCAAGATGGTGAACGTATTTTCGACTTCATTTCCCAGTCTCCTGAAGCGACACATATGATCACCTTCTTATTTTCGCCTTGGGGCATTCCGGCCAACTACCGGCACATGCAGGGTTCAGGCGTACACGCCTATAAGTGGGTGAATGAGGAAGGCAAGGCCGTCCTCGTGAAATATCATTTCGAACCGAAGCAGGGCATCCGCAACCTGACACAGAAGGAAGCGGAAGAGATTCAAGGGAAAAACTTTAACCATGCAACACAGGATTTGTATGAAGCAATTGAAAATGGCGATTATCCGGAATGGGAAGTGTATGCCCAAATTATGAGCGATAATGAGCATCCTGAACTGGACTTTGATCCGCTTGATCCGACAAAGCTGTGGTATAAAGACGATTTTCCATGGAAGCCGATCGGCAAACTGGTTCTTAATAAAAATCCGGAAAACTTCCATGCGGAAGTGGAACAAGCTTCATTCGGAACGGGAGTGCTTGTCGATGGGCTTGATTTTTCAGATGATAAATTGCTGCAAGGGCGGACGTTTGCCTACTCTGATACGCAGCGCTACCGTGTAGGCGCAAATTACCTGCAGCTTCCGATCAACTCGCCGAATAAGCATGTCGCCACCAACCAGGAAGGCGGGCAAATGCAATATCGGGTCGATCGAGCAGAAGGCCAAAACCCGCACGTCAACTATGAGCCATCGATTATGGGCGGGCTGAAGGAAGCGAATCAGGATGGCAAAGATCATACGCCCCATGTCGAAGGTGATGTAAAGCGTGAAGCGCTCAACAGAACGAACAACTTCGGACAGGCTGGAGAGACCTACCGGAGATTTTCAGAATTTGAACGGAACGAATTGATCACGAATCTGGTTAATACACTTTCTACATGCCGAAAAGAAATTCAGGATCAAATGATAGAGAATTTCACAAAAGCTGATCCCGACTACGGAAAACGCGTGGCAGAAGGGCTGAAAAAAGCCACCGAAAACAACAGCAACGGACCGATCGGCACAACAGCGACTGAACAGGCTGCAATGCAAGCTGAACAGGAAAGTCATCCGTCTGACCCGTATTAAAACATCGAACAGGGCTTTTGGAAGTCCTGTTTTTTATTTTTCTATTGAAACGCTCTCAGCAATTGTGTTGTACTGGAAGAAAAAGGTGGAGAGGAAAGATGGAATTACAGCAGGACATGATGTCTCAGAAAAAAACAATCGGCGCTTTAGATCACGCCGTTTTCTTATGCATGATATTTTGTTTTTGGTTTTCAGGCTATATTTACGTCCCTGTATTCAGCCTGTATTTGGAGGACCTGCACTTTTCCTATGGCGCCATCGGCATCATTCTCGGCAGCTACGGGGTGACGCAAATTCTTCTTCGATTTCCGCTCGGCTTGCTGTCAGACATCCTGTTTTCTATACGCAAACAATTGTTAATTGGCGGGTTTGGGTTTTCCATCCTCAGCAGCCTGCTTTTTCTGCTGTTTGATTCTTTCTTCTTCGTGCTGGCCGCCCGGCTG
Coding sequences:
- a CDS encoding DNA-3-methyladenine glycosylase; amino-acid sequence: MTRERHPLPITFYQKTALELAPALLGCLLVKETDEGTASGYIVETEAYMGAGDRAAHSFNNRRTKRTEIMFAEAGRVYTYVMHTHTLLNVVAAEEDVPQAVLIRAIEPHEGQLLMEERRPGRRPREWTNGPGKLTKALGVTMNDYGRWITEQPLYIESGYTPEEISTGPRIGIDNSGEARDYPWRFWVKGNRYVSR
- the katX gene encoding catalase KatX codes for the protein MKDEHQNKHHGTNAQSSEDTLSHKTSGKNESEDTLTNRQGHPVTDNQNVRTVGNRGPTTLENYDFLEKISHFDRERIPERVVHARGAGAHGYFEAYGSFGDEPISKYTRAKLFQEKGKKTPAFVRFSTVNHGKHSPETLRDPRGFAVKLYTEDGNWDLVGNNLKIFFIRDPLKFPDLVHAFQPDPVTNIQDGERIFDFISQSPEATHMITFLFSPWGIPANYRHMQGSGVHAYKWVNEEGKAVLVKYHFEPKQGIRNLTQKEAEEIQGKNFNHATQDLYEAIENGDYPEWEVYAQIMSDNEHPELDFDPLDPTKLWYKDDFPWKPIGKLVLNKNPENFHAEVEQASFGTGVLVDGLDFSDDKLLQGRTFAYSDTQRYRVGANYLQLPINSPNKHVATNQEGGQMQYRVDRAEGQNPHVNYEPSIMGGLKEANQDGKDHTPHVEGDVKREALNRTNNFGQAGETYRRFSEFERNELITNLVNTLSTCRKEIQDQMIENFTKADPDYGKRVAEGLKKATENNSNGPIGTTATEQAAMQAEQESHPSDPY